One stretch of Falco naumanni isolate bFalNau1 chromosome 7, bFalNau1.pat, whole genome shotgun sequence DNA includes these proteins:
- the LOC121091056 gene encoding mesoderm posterior protein 1-like, with protein MARSAAPGLPLPATALLQDWGCRGPPDPEGYSSSSPAPSPDSCGLSSPAAAQAPCRSPADPCLRGGPGGRRGIRGTGPGGPRQSASEREKLRMRRLAQALLQLRHYLPPALAPAGQTLTKIETLRLAIRYIAHLSALLGLSEEVLARRRGAAPRHCPLCPQGLGCCQPPAPRLHTPAPALQDASPPGTVGWGSPAAVGTPLELHGAPGMEPGPWGSPPCGPAAGTPPEVLGVPEVGMEAWGLPPYIPATGTPPELHGVVDSNVTSWLSPHGAGAGAPSDLPGDPLLDAELMLPEFVDAGTVTQDLSADLLSLLEALLPPQPQD; from the exons ATGGCCCGCTCGGCAGCCCCCGGCCTCCCGCTCCCTGCCACggccctgctgcaggactgggGCTGCCGCGGACCCCCGGACCCTGAGGGCTACAGCAGCAGCTCGCCCGCACCTTCACCCGACTCCTGTGGCCTTTCCTCCCCCGCCGCTGCCCAGGCACCCTGCCGCAGCCCCGCTGACCCCTGCctgcggggcggccccgggggcaggagggggattCGGGGCACGGGGCCGGGGGGCCCGCGGCAGAGCGCCAGCGAGCGGGAGAAGCTGCGGATGCGCCGGCTGGCACAGGCGCTGCTGCAGCTGCGGCACTACCTGCCACCCGCGCTGGCACCCGCCGGGCAGACCCTCACCAAGATCGAGACCCTGCGCCTCGCCATCCGCTACATCGCCCACctctcagccctgctggggCTCAGCGAGGAGGTGCtggcccggcggcggggggcagccccccggcactgccccctctgcccccagggcctggggtgctgccagcccccagccccccgcctgCACACACCAGCCCCGGCCCTGCAGGACGCTTCGCCCCCCGGCACTGTGGGCTGGGGGTCACCTGCCGCGGTGGGGACCCCCCTGGAGCTGCACGGGGCTCCCGGCATGGAGCCAGGGCCCTGGGGGTCACCTCCCTGTGGCCCTGCTGCGGGGACCCCCCCTGAGGTGCTTGGAGTTCCCGAGGTGGGGATGGAGGCCTGGGGGTTGCCCCCCTACATCCCTGCAACAGGGACCCCCCCGGAGCTGCACGGGGTTGTCGACTCCAACGTGACCTCCTGGCTCTCCCCTCACGGCGCAGGGGCAGGTGCCCCCTCGGACCTCCCCGGAGACCCCCTGCTGGATGCTGAGCTGATGCTGCCGGAGTTTGTGGACGCAGGGACAGTCACCCAG GACCTCTCTGCAGACCTGCTCTCTCTCTTGGAGGCTCTGCTCCCGCCGCAGCCTCAGGACTGA
- the LOC121091057 gene encoding LOW QUALITY PROTEIN: gonadotropin-releasing hormone II receptor-like (The sequence of the model RefSeq protein was modified relative to this genomic sequence to represent the inferred CDS: deleted 1 base in 1 codon) yields MALGRDHLDPGPAVGNTSTETPGNLSPREQGCAWSPQAEGVEEPLQLPTFSPAAQARVAVTFVLFALSASCNLAVLRAAGGRRGSRRSHIRLLLLHLAVADLLVTVAVMPLDAIWNITLQWRAGDLACRLLMYLRLLAMYASAFITVVISLDRQAAILHPLAIARARRRNRIMLYVAWLLSAGLSVPQLFLFHTVTLRPPHNFTQCTTRGSFPQPWHETLYNMLGFSCLFLLPLLIMVCCYTRILLEISRRMGSSLFSSRDMSLHCSRNNIPRARLRMLKMSLVIVSSFILCWTPYYLLGLWYWFCPRAMEKRVSPALSHILFIFGLFNACLDPITYGLFTIPFQRGWGCPCGHGPEPQPSSPATGSFRCSASSLPPKRGIPGTRGWQVPPGTTGSCQSSSL; encoded by the exons ATGGCCCTGG GAAGGGACCACCTGGACCCAGGCCCCGCAGTGGGGAACACCAGTACGGAGACCCCCGGCAACCTGTCCCCCCGcgagcagggctgtgcctggagcCCGCAGGCGGAGGGCGTCGAGGagcccctgcagctgcccaccTTCTCCCCCGCTGCCCAGGCCCGCGTGGCTGTCACCTTCGTCCTCTTCGCCCTCTCTGCCAGCTGCAACCTGGCGGTgctgcgggcggcggggggccggcggggcagcCGGCGCTCCCACATCCGCCTGCTGCTGTTGCACCTGGCTGTCGCTGACCTGCTGGTGACGGTGGCAGTGATGCCGCTGGATGCCATCTGGAACATCACACTGCAGTGGCGGGCAGGTGACCTGGCCTGCCGCCTCCTCATGTACCTCCGGCTGCTGGCCATGTACGCCTCCGCCTTCATCACCGTCGTCATCAGCCTGGACCGGCAGGCTGCCATCCTGCACCCGCTGGCCATTGCCCGCGCCCGGAGGAGGAACCGCATCATGCTTTATGTTGCTTGGCTCCTCAGCGCGGGGCTCTCGGTGCCACAG ctgttCCTCTTCCACACGGTCAccctccgc cccccccacAACTTCACCCAGTGCACCACGCGGGgcagcttcccccagccctggcatgAGACCCTCTACAACATGCTCGGCTTCAGCTGCCTCTTCCTGCTGCCGCTGCTCATCATGGTCTGCTGCTACACACGCATCCTCCTGGAGATCTCCCGGCGCATGGGCTCCAGCCTCT tcTCCTCCCGGGACATGTCGCTGCACTGCTCCAGGAACAACATCCCGCGGGCACGGCTGCGCATGCTGAAGATGAGCCTGGTCATCGTCTCCTCCTTCATCCTCTGCTGGACCCCCTACtacctgctggggctgtggtACTGGTTTTGCCCACGGGCCATGGAGAAAAGGGTCTCACCAGCCCTCAGCCACATCCTCTTCATCTTTGGTCTCTTCAACGCATGCCTGGACCCCATCACCTACGGGCTCTTCACCATCCCTttccagaggggctggggctgcccctgcgGGCATGGCCCTGAGCCCCAGCCGTCCTCCCCAGCCACGGGCTCCTTCCGCTGCTCGgcctcctccctgccacccaAGCGGGGCATCCCGGGCACACGGGGGTGGCAGGTGCCTCCTGGCACCACCGGCTCCTGCCAGAGCAGCTCCCTGTGA
- the TMED3 gene encoding transmembrane emp24 domain-containing protein 3, with protein sequence MRGGTRAGMMRGGGMRGGMLVLVLLWALRAGGTELTFELPDSDKQCFHQELERGVKFTLDYQVITGGHYDVDCYVEDPNGRTIYKETKKQYDSFPHHTEIKGVYTFCFSNEFSTFSHKTVYFDFQVGDEPPILPDMSNRVTALTQMESACVTIHEALNTVIDSQTHYRLREAQDRSRAEDLNGRVSYWSVGETLILFVVSIGQVMLLKSFFTEKRPGSGVAST encoded by the exons ATGCGGGGAGGGACGCGGGCAGGGATGATGCGGGGCGGCGGGATGCGGGGCGggatgctggtgctggtgctgctgtgggcgCTGCGGGCCGGCGGCACCGAGCTGACCTTCGAGCTGCCCGACAGCGACAAGCAGTGCTTCCACCAGGAGCTGGAGCGCGGCGTCAAGTTCACGCTGGACTACCAG GTGATTACCGGGGGACACTACGATGTAGACTGCTATGTGGAGGATCCCAACGGCAGGACGATCTACAAGGAAACCAAGAAGCAATACGACAGCTTCCCGCACCATACTGAAATCAAGGGCGTCTACACCTTCTGCTTCAGCAATGAGTTCTCCACCTTCTCCCACAAAACCGTCTACTTCGACTTCCAGGTGGGCGACGAACCACCGATCCTGCCTGACATGAGCAACCGCGTCACTGCGCTGACACAG ATGGAGTCCGCTTGTGTCACCATCCACGAGGCTCTGAACACGGTGATCGACTCCCAGACTCACTACCGCCTGCGGGAAGCACAGGACCGGAGCAGAGCTGAAGACCTCAACGGCCGGGTCTCATACTGGTCGGTCGGGGAAACCCTCATCCTCTTTGTGGTCAGCATTGGGCAAGTGATGCTGCTTAAAAGCTTCTTCACTGAGAAGAGACCCGGCAGCGGCGTGGCCAGCACCTAG
- the ANKRD34C gene encoding ankyrin repeat domain-containing protein 34C, with protein sequence MDEVTELEMEGNSLLKAVWLGRLRLTRLLLEGGAYINESNEKGETALMVACITKHVDQQSINKAKMVKYLLDNRADPNIQDKSGKTALMHACIRGAGGDVVSLLLENGADPSLEDHSGASALVHAINADDKDVLQHLLNACKAKGKEVIIITMDKSASGTKATKQYLNVPPSLEFKERTPPEACTAPSSAHMKTPVSAPSPAEKESGTFGSHPRDSPSARAADEPSSPGQRAGAARRARLPQLKRLRSEPWGLVAPSVLAASAHRDDTRVCVDDEVIMGIGDLSLSKKAPLARSGSSKSKDPSLFPPVDEESLRTLPAPGPLARKTAYEKNQATHQRLPRRSTVPEDLESIGSAANGSAAAMDTLYWRRLGAEHYDCDPQLSSGPAEGGKVPSERRKLSGSHLALLDGSRESLDSIAGTSPGTVRRRPPGLLERRGSGTLLLDHISHTRPGYLPPLNVNPNPPIPDIGSNTKTSSPLTAGLKSLVPIAPSSPRRGDLRSKRKLLRRHSMQAEQMWQLSDFEEIVAQ encoded by the coding sequence ATGGATGAGGTGACGGAGCTGGAGATGGAGGGGAACTCCCTCTTGAAGGCAGTGTGGCTCGGGCGGCTCCGGCTCACCcggctgctgctggaagggggGGCTTACATCAATGAGAGCAATGAGAAAGGGGAGACTGCCCTGATGGTGGCCTGCATCACCAAGCACGTCGACCAGCAGAGCATTAACAAGGCCAAGATGGTGAAGTACCTGCTGGACAATAGAGCTGACCCCAACATCCAGGACAAGTCTGGGAAAACGGCCCTCATGCATGCCTGTATCCGTGGTGCAGGGGGGGACGtggtgtccctgctgctggagaacgGGGCAGACCCCAGCTTGGAGGACCACTCGGGAGCATCTGCTTTGGTCCACGCCATCAATGCTGATGACAAGgatgtgctgcagcacctcctgaATGCCTGCAAAGCCAAAGGGAAGGAGGTGATCATTATCACCATGGACAAATCGGCCTCTGGCACCAAGGCCACCAAGCAGTACCTGAACGTTCCCCCCTCACTGGAGTTCAAGGAGAGGACCCCCCCTGAGGCATGCACAGCACCTTCCAGCGCCCACATGAAAACTCCTGTCTCGGCACCTTCCCCTGCTGAGAAGGAGAGCGGCACCTTTGGGTCACACCCCAGGGACAGcccctctgccagggctgctgatgAGCCATCCTCCCCAGGCCAGAGAGCTGGTGCAGCCAGGAGAGCCCGCCTGCCCCAGCTGAAGCGGCTGCGATCGGAGCCATGGGGTCTGGTCGCACCCTCGGTGCTGGCAGCCTCTGCGCACCGTGACGACACGCGGGTCTGCGTGGACGATGAGGTGATCATGGGCATTGGTGACCTTTCGCTCTCCAAAAAGGCTCCCCTTGCCCGGAgtggcagcagcaagagcaaggacccctctctcttccccccagTAGACGAAGAGTCTCTGAGGACGTTGCCAGCGCCGGGGCCATTGGCGAGGAAAACAGCCTATGAGAAGAACCAGGCCACCCATCAGCGCCTGCCCCGGAGGAGCACAGTCCCTGAAGACCTGGAGAGCATCGGCTCCGCTGCCAACGGCTCAGCCGCAGCGATGGACACGCTGTACTGGCGGAGGCTGGGCGCTGAGCACTACGACTGCGATCCCCAGCTCTCCAGCGGCCCAGCTGAGGGGGGGAAGGTGCCGTCGGAGAGGAGGAAGCTCAGCGGGTCCCACTTGGCTTTGCTGGATGGCTCACGGGAGTCCCTGGATAGCATCGCTGGCACATCACCTGGGACTGTCCGGCGCCGACCGCCCGGCTTGCTGGAGAGGCGAGGGTCCGGGACCCTGCTGCTGGACCACATCTCCCACACGAGGCCAGGATATCTGCCCCCCCTGAATGTGAACCCCAACCCCCCAATCCCTGACATCGGCTCCAACACCAAAACCTCCTCCCCGCTCACTGCTGGTTTGAAGTCCCTGGTGCCCATCGCCCCCAGCTCACCCAGACGGGGTGACTTGAGATCCAAAAGGAAGCTTCTCCGGAGACACTCCATGCAAGCGGAGCAGATGTGGCAGCTCTCTGATTTTGAGGAAATAGTGGCCCAGTAG